The DNA window TTTAGCAAATATTTTAGCAAATAAAAATACTCGTCTTTTAGTTGTTGGTGGAGCAGGAAGTTTGTACACTGATGAAAATTTAAAAACTCAGTTATTTACAACTCCAAATTTCCCAACTGATTATTACCCTATTGCTTCAAACCAAGCTAAAGGATTAGATGTCCTAAGAAATAGAAAAGATGTAAAATGGACTTATGTTAGCCCAGCAGCAGAATTTGAATTTGATTGGGAAAGAAAAGGAGAATATCAATTAGCAGGTGAAGTATTTACTGTAAATGCTAAAGGAAAAAGTGAAATTAGTTATGCAGACTATGCAATAGCTATGGTAGATGAAGCTGAAAAAGGGAATCATATAAATCAAAGAATTTCTGTTCTTTGGAAATAAACTTTATATTTTATTTGAAAAAAATTCCTTAAAGTTATATAATAAAAAAAAAATTTAAGGAGAGAGAAAAATGACTGAAAAACAAGCTAAAATAATAGGCTGGATTGGAACAACATTAGCAATTTTAATGTATGTTTCATATATTCCACAAATAATAGGAAATTTGAATGGTAATAAAACTTCTTTTATTCAACCTTTAGTTGCCGCAATTAACTGCATAGTATGGGTTTGTTATGGATTATTCAAAAAGGATAGAGACTTACCATTGGTTTTTGCTAATTTACCTGGAATTATTTTTGGGTTAATTGCAGCATTTACAGCAATATACTAAAAATTTAAAAGAGATTATTGTGATTTTTTCTTTACAATAATCTCTTTTCTTTTATGTTATACTGGAAATTTTACAATAAAACAAGCACCTTCTCCTACTTCACTTTCAACTTCTATTGTTGCAGAGTGAAGCTGCACTATTCTATTTACCATTGAAAGTCCCAATCCACTTCCTTTATTTTTGTCTTTATTTCTAGAATCACTTGTTTGGAAAAATCTATCCCAAATATATTTTTGGTCTTTTTTCGGTATTCCAATACCATCATCCTTAATTTGAAGTATAACTTCTTTATTTATTCTATTTAAAGAAATATTTATAGTTGACTTAGTAAATTTCATTGCATTCATAAAAAGATTCACAAACAATCTTTCAAGCATAAGTCTATTTCCATAGATTCTTAAATCTTTTTCAATATTTGTAATTAATTCTATATTATTATTTTCCAATAAAGTTCTATAATCTTCTAATAATTGTAGAATTATATTTGAAAAATTTATTTTATCTTTTTCTATCTCATTCTGTCTTTCCATTTTTGAAAGTTCCATAATTTGATTTATTAAGTTAGTCATTTTTTTTGCTTGTCTATTAATAACCTCAAAAGATTCTTTAGCCTCATCTAATGTTTCTACATAATCTAAAGCATAATCACTTTGAGCCAAAATAACAGTTATTGGTGTTCTTAATTCATGGGATACATCTGAACTAAATTGTTTTTCATGGATAAAAGTTTCTTCTACTGTATCCAGCATTTCATTGAATGTAGATGCCATCTTATGAATCTCATCTTCACTATTATCCAACTCTATTCTTCTTGAAAAATTTTTACTTTTCTTAATTTCTAATGCTATTTCTGATATTTTTTTTACTGGTTTAAAAGCATTTTTAACTATTTTATATCCCACAAACGCAACAAATGCTATAAATAAAGGAGCAATATAATAAAATACTATATCCCACATTTTTGATATATCATTTTGAAATTTACTCAATGGGTATATTCCTCTAATCCAATCTCCTGTATCTTTTAATCTTGTATCATAATACAAAAATTTTTTATTTTCTATTTGATATGTATTGATATCTTCTATTGAAAATGCCAAAGTTAAATCAAAATCTTTTGGAATTTTACCTGCTATAATCTCATTATTTTCATTGTACTTTATGTAATAAATTCCATCATCAAAATTCTCAAACTCATCAGGGGCTTCATAAATTTTTTCCACTGCACTAACAAGCTCTTCTGTACTAGAATCATTTATATATCTATCTTCCAAAAGAATGGCTGATGAAAGCACTATACTAAATAGAAATATAATAACAGCAGTAAACCAAACTGTTACTCTTATACTTACAGGAATTTTTGAAAGTGGTCTACTCATCTTCTTTAAGAACATAGCCCAGACCTCTTTTTGTATGTATTATTGGCTTTGAATCTCCTATATCAATTTTTTTACGAATATTTTTTATTAAAACATCTATAATATTGGATTCTCCTTCATAAGCATAATCCCACACACCATCTCTGATTTTATCTCTACTCAATACACGACCTTTATTTTGAATTAAATATTCTAATACTTCATATTCTTTTCCTGTTAACTCTATATTTTTTCCAGCTCTTGTAACAGATTTTTTTGAAATATCAACTATTAAATCATCTATTTGTAATTCATTTGAAATATTACCATATTTTCTTCTCACAAGAGCTCTGATTCTTGCTATTAGTTCTCTAAAATCAAAAGGTTTAACCAAATAATCATCTGCTCCTAAATCTAAACCTTTTATCTTTTCATCTATTCCATCTCTTGCTGTCAGCATTAAAACTGCTGTTTCATTTTTATTTGCTCTAAGATTTTTAACTACCTCATAACCATTCATTTTAGGCATCATTACATCTAGTATTATTACATCATAATCTCCATAATTTAAATATTCAAGAGCTTCTTCTCCATCAAAAACACTATCAACACTAAAATTATTTTTCTTCAAATGTTTAGTAATTATATTGTTTAAATCTTTTTCATCTTCAACCACTAAAATTTTCATTATATCACCTTCTCACATATTCCAAGTATTCTAATATTAATATAAAGATATGAATAATAAATGAATTACATACTTTCCTTTATAGTTAAAATTTTTCCACTATTAGCATCAATATTTATTTCTTTTTCAGATTTATCCTCTTTAACTTCAACTGTATAATATGCCTTTTTATCTATATTTTTTAATTCTATACTTTTTACTTTTCCATTAAATGAATTATCCAAAGCTATTCTACTTGCTTGTTCAAAAGTAATTGGTAAATTGTAACTAGGATTATATTCATCATCATAATTAGGATCCATTTTATAAACTTCACCTGTATTTACATTAATAATAAATTCTATTTTTTGTCCTTTATCAAAAGCCTCTCCATCATATACAATTTTACCTTTATAATTAGATATTTCTATTTTTGTAACTCTTGATTGAGGATAATTTCTTAAAACTATATCAACTACATCATCATAATTAACTTGGTAAGAAAAACTTAAAGTTGATAAGATTAAAAATAATAATAGTCCTATATTTTTTATTTTTTTCATAAAGAAAGCCCCCTTTATTCAAGTACTCCTCTTTTTAAATAAATTTGTCTATCAGTAACTTGTGATAAATCTCTGGCATGGGTTACCACAACTATACTTTGATTATGTTCCTTATTTATTTTTCTAAAAAGTGAGAATATAAGTTCACCTGTATCTTCATCCAAGTTTCCAGTAGGTTCATCTGCTAAAATAAGTTTTGGTTTATTAATCATAGCTCTTGCTATTGCAACTCTTTGTTTTTCTCCACCTGACAATTGATTAGGCTTATGTTTTATTCTTTCTGCTAAACCAACTATTTCTAATAGTTCTTTTGCCTCTTTTTCTATTTCTGCTTTATTTTTAAAATTATTTAAAAGTGCTGGTATCATAACATTTTCAAGTGCAGTAAATTCACTCATCAAATAATGAAACTGAAATACAAAACCTAAAAAATGATTTTTAATATTATTTCTTTCCATTTCATTAAGTGAAGAAACTTCTTTATTATCTATCCAAATTTTACCACCATCTATTTTATCAAGCAGTCCCATTATATTTAAAAGAGTTGATTTTCCTGAACCTGACTTTCCTAAAATAGATACAAATTCTCCTCTTTTTACTTCTAAATTTAACTTTTTTAAAATATGTAGCTTATTTCCTGTTTCCATATAGAATTTATCTATATCTTCTAATTTCATAATTATATTATTCATATCTAAGTGCCTCCACATTTTCAAGTCTAGCAGCTCTATAAGCAGGAAATATACTAGAAATTAAAATTACTATAAAATTTGCTCCAACAATAATAGCTATTTCTTTTAAAGAAATTTCTATTGGGATATCCTTTAAATAATAAATATTAGAAACCAAATCCACTGCATAATTTTTAATATAGTAAAGTAAAATTAATGATACAATTATCCCTAATATTATGCCTATTATTCCCAATATTATTCCTTGTATTAAAAATATCAACATAATATTTTTTTTAGAAAAGCCCATAGCTCTCATAATACCAATATCTTTTGTTTTTTCTCTTACAAGAGTATTTAAAGTTATCCATATCAAAAAACCTGCAACTATTGCTATAAGAGAAAACACCACAAGCATTATGGTCTTTTCCAAAGTCAAAGCAGAAAGCAAAGCCTTATTTTGTTCTCCCCAAGTTCCTATAAAGTAAGTTTCAGGAAGTTTTCTTGCTACATCTATAACAAGTTTTTGAGCATCATAAGGATTATCTAATCTCACTGATAATCTACCAACAGTGTTATCACTATATGTTATATATTGTGCAGTTGTTAGTGGAATAAGTACCATATTAATATCATATTCATAGAAACCACTTTGAAATATTCCAGCTACATTCATTTCTAAATCAGTTTCCTCAGAAGTAATTAATTTTATTTTATCTCCAACTGTTGCTCCTGTTGCTTTGGCTAACTCATTTCCTATTAAAACTCCTTTTTTATTTTCTAAATCTATTTTTCCATCAATTATATATTTATCTAAATTCATTGTTTTAACAGCTTTTTCTAAATCATAACCAACAACTTTTACTCCTGCAACATAAGGTTCTATTCCACCTTCATATTTTATAATTCCTTGTGTTTCTATTGTAGGAACAACACCTTTAACACCTTTTAATGTTTCTATATCCTTTGAAATTTCTTCATAGTCTGAAATATTTTCTGGTGAATATACAGTTATATGGCTAGTTAATGATAATATACTATTTATCATATTTTTATCTAGTCCATTTGAAACACCAAGTGAAACTATTAAAACTGTTATTCCTATAAAAACTCCAACAATGGATAAAATACTTTGTTTCTTTCTTTCAAACATCTGTTTTTTTGCTATAAAAAATTCTATCATCTTCTACCTCTTATTTATATTAAATTTTACTTCTTCCCTTGCTCCACTTTCTGTAACAATTGTAAGTTTATGTTTTCCTATATCAAGTTCAAAAAATTTCTCTTTCTCATTTGAATAACCTACATAATCTTCATCAAGGTACCAATAAACATATTCATTATTAGGATTATATAATTTCATAGATACCTTTTTGTAGCCATCAAAATCCTTTGGAACAAAGATATTTAAGTTTTGGACTGGATAAGCAATTTTTACATTCTTATTTTCTCTGACACCATTTAAGAAGAAATAGTTTGAAACTTCTATTGGATATTCTATCACAATTTTTTCTTTTCTCTTATCAAAATTTGGACTTCTTGAATCAATCTCCATATCATCTTCATCAACAAATATTTTTTTATAGTATGGAGATATTCTCAATAATTTAGCTTCCTTAGGATATGGAACTTTTTTACTTTCCACATCATAAAATTTTCTATAACCTGTTTTTTCATCAATTTCTATTTCTTTTAAATCATCTGTTGGCTTCTCAAAAGTTTTTGAATTAATATCCACTATATTAAAAACTTTAAATAATAGATTTCCTGCTGTTTCTACTCCTGATAATGAAAAAATAGATTTTTGATTGAAATTTCCTAACCAAACAAGAACTGTATAATCAGGACTTACTCCAACTGCCCAAGCATCTTTCATACCATAACTAGTCCCTGTTTTCCAAGAAATAGGTCTTTGTTCACTATATAAATTTTCATTTCCTGGTCTTACTACCCTAGATAAAGTGTCAAGTGTCAAATAACTTGCTCCCTTAGAAAATTGTTGATATTCTTTTGGTTTATCTTCTGCCAAAGTATATTTTAAATTTGATACTTTTCCATAGTTTGCAAGCCCCATATATAATTTTGCTATGTCAACAGGTCTCATTTCTCTTGTTCCCAAGATTAAAGAAAGTCCATATTTATCAAATCTATCTTCTGGGTAATTGTCATTATTTTCTAAGAAGTAATAAAATCTATCCACTCCATAGTCTGACAATAGTTTAACAAAAGGTATATTTAAAGATTTTATAAGTGCCTCTTCTATTTTTACCATACCTGTAAAAGTATTTGTTGAATTCTTAGGATAGAAATTTCCAAAATATATTGGTACATCAGGATAAATACTATCTGGAACTATAAGTCCATCATCTATTGATAAGGCAAAAAGAAATGGTTTCAAAAGTGAAGCAGGAGACCTTTTAGCTTGTAAACCATCAATTTCTCCATTATTTCTTTTATCATAAAAATCTTGTGAAGCAACATAAGCAAGAACTTCCTTAGTTTTATTATTTACTACTAAGACAGCTGCATTATTTATTCCAACATCTTTCATTGCATTTGAATAATCATGAACAACTTTTTCTAATTTCTTTTGTAAATTATAGTCTAAAGTTGAGTTTATAACTTTTTCATGATATTTATTTTTTACAAATATAGAAAACTGTGGTGCTTTTTTTTCATAATAATAAATTTTATTAGGAAATTTTTCAAGTAAGCTAAATTTATACTGTCTTTCATCTATTAATTTTCTATCCAATAAAGTCTTTAAAAGTCTATTTCTTTTAGTTTCAAGTTTATCATTATTCTTTTTTAAGTTTAAAATTCCAGGTGAATTTGGTAAAACTGCTAAAAGTGCTGCCTCTGCATAACTTAAATCTTTTACTTCTTTGTTAAAATACATCTTTATAGCCCCAGAATATCCAACTATATTTGAACCATAGGGAACATTATTTAAGTAGATTTTTAAAATTTCTTCTTTTGAAAATTTGCTTTCTAATTTATATGCTTTGACAACTTCCACCAATTTATTAAAGTATGTTCTTTTTTTAGGCTCAAGTAACTTTACAACTTGCATACTTATTGTACTTGCTCCCATTTTTTTTCCACCTGTTATATTATTAAAAAATGATTTTAATATTCTAGGGTAATCTACTCCAGAATGTGAATAGAACTTTTTATCTTCATAGTTAATAACTGCTATTTTAAGTGTTTCAGGGACTTCTCCATCATATTTTATATGAAATTCTTCTTCATTATTTAAAAATACAGATAAAATTTGCCCTTTTCTATCTAAAACAACTTTACTATAATTCACTTCTTCTACTAATTTTTGTGGGTCATAAGTTATATATACTTTTATTAAATAAATAAAAAGAAATATAAAAAGAGTTATGAAAAAAATAATCACTTTCTTAAAATTAATATTTTTTAACATAACTCTTATCTGCTACTAAAAATGTATTAACCTACATATAATACACTAGGATATTACTACTCTTTGTAGTCTTAAATTCCCGACTAGCAATCGGTACATATAGATATTTTATTTGCTAATTTGTAGCATCTCCTTTTCTTTTTATTTTAAAATATCTATGCCATTATTTTATATTAATTGAACTTGATTTCTCAATGTTATTATACTTTAAAATTAGTAAAAATACAAATTTCAGAACGATAACTATTTTTATCTGTAACAATTAATAAAGGAGAATTAGTTAGAGATGGATAGATTATTTTTTTGTTTCATTTCTCTTTTCTTTCTAAATTTAATATTCTAATCTTCATATACTTTTTTTAATACTTTTTTTAATTTTAACTTATCTCTAATTTCTTTAATTAAATTCTCTTCTTTCTCAGTTTTAATTTCTGTTTCCATATTTACTAACTGATATCCTATGTCATATTTAATATTTTCTGGAATTTCTATTTTCAATTCTTCTGCACTTTTTGTAAATTTAATTAAAAATTCTAAATTTAAGTATCTTAATATAAGAGGATATATTAAGAAAATTATTTTAAAATCTTTTTTTGATAATTTTTCAGTTTCAAATATTTTTTTTAATAAAGATGCAAATTCAGGCTTTTCCTCTCTTATTTTTTCTAATAAAGTTTGTTTTATCACTTTTCCCTCTATAATTTCAGGTTCTACTTTATATATTTCTCTTATTTTTCTTCTTTCCCTTTCTTTTATTTTCCATTCTTCTTTAGCTTCTTTTTCATAACATACCCAATCTTCTAATTCAAATTCTGCATATATTTCTCCTAAATTTTGAAAATATACTGACATTATTGAATATGGAAAATCACACTCACATAAAAATCTTTCTATTTTTTTATTTTCAGAAAAATCTTTATAAAATTCTTCCATTGTTATTGCTTCTTTAAATTTTTCATGATTACTAAGGCTTACACTATATGCACTTATATTAGTTAGAGTAATTATCATAGCTTTTATAGTATGTTCCTTATAGTTATATACTTTATTTTTACATTCTTCTGGTAATTGATACCAAATATATTCTGACATATTTAAATCTACGCCATAAGCCCCAAACATCATTGATTTATCTATTATTATTGGTATTGTACAGAAAGAATTAGATAAATTTAATATATTCTCCAAAGATTCTAATTTTATTTTTATTTTCATAGTTGCTCCTTTAAAAACTCTTTAATCTCTTGGCATATTTTTTCATTCTCTTCTGTTTTTATTTTAATTTGAATATCTCTTAACCGATGTTTTATCTCATTTTTTAACTTATCAGAAATTATAATTTCAAATTCTTTTGATTTTTTTATTACTTCTAATAAATATTTTAAATTATCTATAAGTAAAAAATTATCTAAAACTTTTTGAGTTTCTTCTTTTGAAAGTTCATCTATATTTTTATCTACTAAGCTTTTTACTATAAGTTGTTTATTATATATTTGTTCTAATTTAGCTAGATTTTGCTCTCTATTTTTTTTACGATTATATTCTTTTTCTAACTCTACAAAATAATCATTAAAAGTATTTTTATTAGAAATAGCAACTATATCATCTAGTTCTACTTCTGCATATACTTCTCCTAAATTTTGAAAATATACTGACATAGATGAGTTTGGAAAATCACAACCAGTTATAAAACAATTGATTTCTTTATTTTTATCAAAATTTTTATAAATTTCTTCCATTGCTATATTCTCTTTTTGTTTATTATTATAGTTAAAATTAAAACTATATGCAGTAATATCAGTTATTATAATTACCATATTTTTTATAAATTTTTTCCAGTTATATTTATATATCTTTTTTTTATATTCTTCTGGCAATTGTCTCCATATATTATCTGTCATTTCAAAAAAATTAACATCATAAACCCCTAGTATCATTGTTCTATTAATAATTATGGGCATAGTATAGTCCGACTCACTAAAATCAAATTCTTGATTTATATCTATTTTTAATTTAATTTTCATGATATAGCTCCTATTTTTAGCTTAATCTTTTTTCAAAAATATAACACTAATCAATATTAAATTTTTTTCATAGTAACATTTATAAAAGAAAAAAGCAATGTTAAATAAAAAAGAGAATTTTTAAGTTTTTTACTCTCAAAAATTCTCTTAATTTATCAGGTCATAACTTTAATAATTTAGTTATTGTGACACTTTAACTTCAAAACCTTTTAGATATGCTCTGTAATTATTATTATACATAGATTCAACTTTTGTTCCAGGTAATTTATATGTTCCAGGAGTTACAGCAATTAAATTAATTTCAATCACTTTATCTTCTCCTGAATACAATGGATAGAAGTAAGCAACTCTATCATCTTTTATGTCTATATAATTGACATTGTTAGGTGATGAACTATCTCCATATTCTTGATTATCAACTTCCTCTGAATTTACAGGAACTGGTGCCATATCTCCATCTACTCTTTGAATATTAGTTTGTGTATTATCAAATTCCCAACCACTTGGTAAAATTTGTAATAATGAGATATCTGGTGAATCTGCATTAGCCAATTTAGAAGTTAATATCATCTTAAATCTAGTTCCAGCTTTTAAGTTCTTAACATCTATTTCTTTTCCAGCCATATCAACAAATTTTCTTGTTATAGTAATATTTTTACTTTCATCTTTTTCATCATATTTTACTGGTTTTCCTTTATAGAAAGAATTTACATATAATTTACTAGATGAAGTATTTTTTATAACTATCTTCTTAGCATTTTCTTTTACACCTAAATTTCTAAATGTATATTCTCCATCTTTAAGTTCTAAGTTTTGTTCTTTTCCATCAACTATAAGTTTGAAAGATAGATTTTTCTTTTCAGGACTTGCTTTTCCATCTTCTGCCAATGCTTGAACTATATTAGCTTTTTCATAAGTAGTTAACCAAGCATCACTTTTAGCCATAGCAAGAACAGAATTATAAAGTTCTGCATCTGCTGTACCATAAATAACTGTATAATATTTTAATATCTCAGCACTATCATCTGCATAATAGCTTCCATCTTTTCTTTCTGCTTTTCTAGGAAGTTTATCTGCTTCTTTTCTAGCAAAATCTTTTTCACCTATTTTACTATATGCAGCAAGTAATCTCCATTTTTCAACAACAGATATATCTTTATAGTATCTATCAAAGACTATATTCATTTCAGAAACATTAGGATCACCTATTGCTGCCAATAAGTATAACACTTCTACTTTTGGTACATCTGTTCTCATAGCTATTGAATTTAGATAATCCTTAGCTTTTTCAAACATAGTTTCTGGAACATAGTAACCTTTTTCTTTTGCTTCTATTAAGAATCTAATTGCATATACAGTTGATATTCCTTCTTCTTGAGAACCTGGCCAATATGCAAATGCTCCATTTCTTAATTGATAATTATTATTTAATTTTCCAATTATAGTATTGATTTCATTCTTAGCATCATTTTTTTCTATTGGGTCAGTTGTCAAATTATCAATATATAGCATTGCCATACCTTTTGATGATATTTGTTCTAAGCAAATATAAGGATAATCTAACAATGATTTTATCAATTTTTCAATTCCTAATTTTTGATAGCTAGAAAGTACTAACTTAGATTTTACACTTCCATTTACAAATTCTTTATATTCTGCTGCAGATAATGTAAATTCTTGATTAGGTTCTAATACTATTGATTTTTCACTATATTGATAAGGATAATTTGTATCAACATTTAAGTTAATAGTATCTTTATAGCTATATTTACTAGATTTAAAATCAATATCTATTTTAGTTGTTCCAACAGTTGTTGGTGCTTCAAGTTCAAATAAAACTTTTTCACTCTTACCATCTTTTACATTAACTTTTTTATTATAAGTTTTTCCATTGTAAGTTAGAGTAACTTCTGAGTCTCCAATAGCTTTTTCAATAGGGAATAAAGTTACAGGAACAGTAAATTTATCTCCAACTTTTAAAACTCTTGGTGCAGAAGTTTCAACTATTACAGGAGCTTTTACTGAAATTGACTTTTCAGCACTTCCATAACTTTCATCTGAGACTGCTACAACAAATAATCTCATTGTTCCAAAGAAATTTGGTAATTTTACATCAACTACTGCATTACCATTTTCATCACTTTCTGCAACACCTCTAAATATAGTTAAATTAGCAAATCTTTGTGCATCTCCTAGTAATTGCATATCTTCTTTTTTATAAGTTGCTTCTGCTGCCATTGGGCTAGCTATGGCATCTTCTTCAAAGTCTCCTCCACCAGTTTTTAATCTATTTACAACCTTATCTGAATATCTTTCAATGATATTAGAGAAGTTATCATAACTTTGAACTAACTTAGCTCTTTTTTCATAGAAGAACTTATAAGGATCTGGCTTCCTATAGTCAGTCATTCTTAGTACACCTTCATCTACAAGGAATACTTCATAGTACATCTTTTTATTTTCTTTATTAGATAATTTTATTTTTAAATCTCCACCTGGTAAAACTTCTGTCTTAGTATCAACTTGAAGTGTCAACATTCTGCCCTTATCATCAACCATCAATGGAACTGAACCATAAAGTCTTAACGGTCTATCATTTTGTTTATCAACATATTTTTGGAAAACAGATATACTTACATAAGCATTAGGGAAGAAATCTTTTTCAATAACAATAGTTTCTTCATTATCTTTTACTGTTAAAGTCTTCCAATATTCTTTTACAATCTTACCATCTTTTTCAATAGTTATTAATGCCTTTGAACCAACTGCTCCACTATACTTAATTTTTGCAATATCTCCAATATTGTATTTTTCTTTATCAGAAGTGATATTTAGATTTTCAATAGTTCCATGTTTTTTGTCTCCATAGTGATAATTATAAACAAATACTCCTGAACTATGTCCTGTTTCTTCATCTTCTATTTCAATAAAGTTTACACCATCACCTAATTTAGTAACTTTTAAAAGTTCAGGTGAAGAACCAGAAGTAATTTCTCCTTCTTCTAAAAGAACTGTTTCAATATTTTCTTTAAATGATTTTTCATCATCATTATAATAGTCATACCACCAGTTAAATTCTTTATTATATACTCTATATTTTAATTTCTTTCCTGCAACTAAACTATCAGTTTTTTCATTTAATAGAATATATTTTACACCAGCTTCATTTTCATTTTGGCTTACTTTTTGTACTCCAACTGAATTTTCTCTATTTATGATTTTAAATACTTTATTTTCTGTACTATATCTTCCATTAGCATCTGAAACATTTACTATTGTACTTAAATAAAGATTTTTACTTTGTAGAGCATCTGGCATATCAAGTTTCAAATTAACTTCTCCTGAAGCATCATCTAATGTTGTTTCAGCAAAATTTCTAAATTGATATTTATAATTTGAAGGGTTACTAAAAACATAATTTTTATATTGTTTAGATTGTGTATCTTTTTCTACAACACTATAATCAAAGTTTACAATAGTTCCCTTATCTACATTTGCTCCACTTAAATACTTAAATGTAAATTTAAAGTCTATTGCTTTATCCTTAACATCTGCTTTAGTGTAAATTTTATCTTCATCTGCATCAATAGCTA is part of the Fusobacterium nucleatum genome and encodes:
- a CDS encoding HAMP domain-containing histidine kinase; its protein translation is MFLKKMSRPLSKIPVSIRVTVWFTAVIIFLFSIVLSSAILLEDRYINDSSTEELVSAVEKIYEAPDEFENFDDGIYYIKYNENNEIIAGKIPKDFDLTLAFSIEDINTYQIENKKFLYYDTRLKDTGDWIRGIYPLSKFQNDISKMWDIVFYYIAPLFIAFVAFVGYKIVKNAFKPVKKISEIALEIKKSKNFSRRIELDNSEDEIHKMASTFNEMLDTVEETFIHEKQFSSDVSHELRTPITVILAQSDYALDYVETLDEAKESFEVINRQAKKMTNLINQIMELSKMERQNEIEKDKINFSNIILQLLEDYRTLLENNNIELITNIEKDLRIYGNRLMLERLFVNLFMNAMKFTKSTINISLNRINKEVILQIKDDGIGIPKKDQKYIWDRFFQTSDSRNKDKNKGSGLGLSMVNRIVQLHSATIEVESEVGEGACFIVKFPV
- the pbpC gene encoding penicillin-binding protein 1C, whose protein sequence is MLKNINFKKVIIFFITLFIFLFIYLIKVYITYDPQKLVEEVNYSKVVLDRKGQILSVFLNNEEEFHIKYDGEVPETLKIAVINYEDKKFYSHSGVDYPRILKSFFNNITGGKKMGASTISMQVVKLLEPKKRTYFNKLVEVVKAYKLESKFSKEEILKIYLNNVPYGSNIVGYSGAIKMYFNKEVKDLSYAEAALLAVLPNSPGILNLKKNNDKLETKRNRLLKTLLDRKLIDERQYKFSLLEKFPNKIYYYEKKAPQFSIFVKNKYHEKVINSTLDYNLQKKLEKVVHDYSNAMKDVGINNAAVLVVNNKTKEVLAYVASQDFYDKRNNGEIDGLQAKRSPASLLKPFLFALSIDDGLIVPDSIYPDVPIYFGNFYPKNSTNTFTGMVKIEEALIKSLNIPFVKLLSDYGVDRFYYFLENNDNYPEDRFDKYGLSLILGTREMRPVDIAKLYMGLANYGKVSNLKYTLAEDKPKEYQQFSKGASYLTLDTLSRVVRPGNENLYSEQRPISWKTGTSYGMKDAWAVGVSPDYTVLVWLGNFNQKSIFSLSGVETAGNLLFKVFNIVDINSKTFEKPTDDLKEIEIDEKTGYRKFYDVESKKVPYPKEAKLLRISPYYKKIFVDEDDMEIDSRSPNFDKRKEKIVIEYPIEVSNYFFLNGVRENKNVKIAYPVQNLNIFVPKDFDGYKKVSMKLYNPNNEYVYWYLDEDYVGYSNEKEKFFELDIGKHKLTIVTESGAREEVKFNINKR
- a CDS encoding response regulator transcription factor; its protein translation is MKILVVEDEKDLNNIITKHLKKNNFSVDSVFDGEEALEYLNYGDYDVIILDVMMPKMNGYEVVKNLRANKNETAVLMLTARDGIDEKIKGLDLGADDYLVKPFDFRELIARIRALVRRKYGNISNELQIDDLIVDISKKSVTRAGKNIELTGKEYEVLEYLIQNKGRVLSRDKIRDGVWDYAYEGESNIIDVLIKNIRKKIDIGDSKPIIHTKRGLGYVLKEDE
- a CDS encoding ABC transporter ATP-binding protein; the protein is MNNIIMKLEDIDKFYMETGNKLHILKKLNLEVKRGEFVSILGKSGSGKSTLLNIMGLLDKIDGGKIWIDNKEVSSLNEMERNNIKNHFLGFVFQFHYLMSEFTALENVMIPALLNNFKNKAEIEKEAKELLEIVGLAERIKHKPNQLSGGEKQRVAIARAMINKPKLILADEPTGNLDEDTGELIFSLFRKINKEHNQSIVVVTHARDLSQVTDRQIYLKRGVLE
- a CDS encoding NAD(P)-dependent oxidoreductase, coding for MKIAVLAANGKLGSLIVKEAVERGNDVTAIVREENKTVAKKSFKKDILDLTENDLKDFDVVITAFGAWTEDTLPLHKTTVEYLANILANKNTRLLVVGGAGSLYTDENLKTQLFTTPNFPTDYYPIASNQAKGLDVLRNRKDVKWTYVSPAAEFEFDWERKGEYQLAGEVFTVNAKGKSEISYADYAIAMVDEAEKGNHINQRISVLWK
- a CDS encoding PepSY domain-containing protein; the protein is MKKIKNIGLLLFLILSTLSFSYQVNYDDVVDIVLRNYPQSRVTKIEISNYKGKIVYDGEAFDKGQKIEFIINVNTGEVYKMDPNYDDEYNPSYNLPITFEQASRIALDNSFNGKVKSIELKNIDKKAYYTVEVKEDKSEKEINIDANSGKILTIKESM
- a CDS encoding ABC transporter permease, yielding MIEFFIAKKQMFERKKQSILSIVGVFIGITVLIVSLGVSNGLDKNMINSILSLTSHITVYSPENISDYEEISKDIETLKGVKGVVPTIETQGIIKYEGGIEPYVAGVKVVGYDLEKAVKTMNLDKYIIDGKIDLENKKGVLIGNELAKATGATVGDKIKLITSEETDLEMNVAGIFQSGFYEYDINMVLIPLTTAQYITYSDNTVGRLSVRLDNPYDAQKLVIDVARKLPETYFIGTWGEQNKALLSALTLEKTIMLVVFSLIAIVAGFLIWITLNTLVREKTKDIGIMRAMGFSKKNIMLIFLIQGIILGIIGIILGIIVSLILLYYIKNYAVDLVSNIYYLKDIPIEISLKEIAIIVGANFIVILISSIFPAYRAARLENVEALRYE